In Actinomycetota bacterium, one genomic interval encodes:
- a CDS encoding MFS transporter: MSRKTSWLVLAAVGAGTFMSALDSSIVNVVLPVMRTSLGAGVAQIQWVVTVYLLTVSGTLLGFGRLGDLKGHKTVYMWGFGFFVGGSVACAVSRDVALLSTFRGVQAFGAAMLFANSPAILTACYPPEQRGKVLGLQATLTYLGLTVGPPLGGWLAGAFEWPSIFLVNVPIGLAAMWLSWRFIPASESRGVRERFDVAGAGTFLVGLVLLLLALNRGSDWGWASPRTLAALGAAAALLVGFVAIERRSAHPMLDLSLFASRTFSGTTLSALLNYITVYTVVFITPFYLIQGRGLTAQRAGLLLAVQSIVMAVIAPISGTLSDRIGSRKPAVTGMVVLAGAMAWMASLGADAPLVQVAAALALVGLGTGIFISPNNSALMGAVPRTRLGIASGVLVEARNVGMVLGVGLAGAVLTTVLGGLEPGPHAAFFAAVRASYLAAAGVAIIGAATSALTEPGA; the protein is encoded by the coding sequence ATGTCCCGGAAGACCTCCTGGTTGGTGCTCGCCGCGGTCGGTGCGGGCACCTTCATGTCCGCTCTCGACTCGAGCATCGTGAACGTAGTGCTGCCGGTCATGCGCACCTCGCTCGGCGCGGGTGTGGCGCAGATCCAGTGGGTCGTGACGGTCTACCTGCTTACCGTGAGCGGGACGCTGCTGGGTTTCGGTCGCCTCGGCGATCTCAAGGGTCACAAGACCGTCTACATGTGGGGATTCGGGTTCTTCGTGGGCGGCTCGGTGGCGTGCGCGGTCTCACGGGACGTGGCGCTGCTGTCGACCTTCCGAGGAGTGCAGGCCTTCGGCGCAGCCATGCTGTTCGCCAACTCGCCCGCGATTCTCACTGCGTGCTACCCGCCCGAGCAGCGGGGGAAGGTCCTCGGCCTGCAGGCAACGCTCACGTACCTGGGACTCACGGTCGGCCCCCCGCTCGGCGGCTGGCTGGCAGGCGCGTTCGAGTGGCCGTCGATCTTCCTTGTGAACGTCCCGATCGGGCTCGCGGCCATGTGGCTGTCGTGGCGCTTCATCCCGGCTTCCGAGTCGCGCGGCGTCCGCGAGCGCTTCGACGTAGCCGGTGCCGGGACGTTCCTCGTCGGCCTCGTGCTGCTCCTGCTCGCGCTCAACCGCGGCAGCGACTGGGGATGGGCCTCGCCAAGGACGCTTGCCGCGCTCGGCGCCGCCGCGGCACTGCTCGTCGGGTTCGTCGCCATCGAACGGCGCTCCGCACACCCGATGCTCGACCTCTCACTGTTCGCGAGCCGCACGTTCTCGGGAACGACGCTTTCGGCGCTCCTCAACTACATCACCGTCTACACGGTCGTGTTCATCACGCCGTTCTACCTGATTCAGGGCCGGGGTCTCACCGCGCAGCGGGCGGGGTTGCTGCTTGCCGTGCAGTCCATCGTGATGGCGGTGATCGCGCCGATTTCCGGCACGCTGTCGGACCGAATCGGTTCGCGCAAACCGGCGGTGACCGGCATGGTCGTGCTCGCGGGCGCGATGGCGTGGATGGCATCGCTCGGCGCAGACGCTCCGCTCGTGCAGGTAGCAGCCGCGCTCGCACTTGTCGGCCTTGGCACCGGCATCTTCATCTCGCCGAACAACAGCGCGCTCATGGGAGCGGTGCCGCGCACGCGCCTCGGCATCGCCTCAGGCGTGCTCGTCGAAGCACGCAACGTGGGCATGGTGCTCGGCGTCGGGCTCGCCGGCGCCGTCCTCACGACCGTCCTTGGCGGGCTCGAGCCGGGGCCACATGCGGCGTTCTTCGCGGCCGTACGTGCGAGCTACCTCGCGGCTGCGGGCGTCGCGATCATCGGCGCGGCGACATCGGCGCTCACGGAGCCGGGAGCGTAG
- a CDS encoding nucleotidyltransferase domain-containing protein, which yields MSGVQREVDRLETMGLVTSAVDEGGRRQLRLVAEHPFADALAGLVAAEARVAYAPAGSRDSADLPTVIAASLLNPRVRGLASAIVEASREFGVTRLALFGSATENDPAVVPRDLDVSVRFDPHDSRSRADLYFGFRAALERAAGLSVDVLEIDSVDNPYLLRELAASEVVLYEAT from the coding sequence GTGTCCGGAGTCCAGCGCGAGGTCGATCGCCTGGAGACGATGGGTCTCGTGACGTCGGCTGTCGACGAGGGGGGTCGCCGCCAGCTGAGGCTCGTTGCAGAGCATCCCTTCGCGGACGCTTTGGCAGGGCTGGTCGCGGCCGAAGCGCGGGTAGCCTACGCACCGGCTGGCTCCCGGGACTCAGCCGATCTCCCGACGGTCATCGCGGCGAGCCTCCTGAATCCTCGGGTGCGCGGACTCGCATCGGCGATCGTGGAGGCGAGCCGGGAGTTCGGGGTGACGCGACTCGCGCTGTTCGGCTCCGCGACCGAGAACGATCCCGCCGTAGTGCCGCGGGACCTCGACGTGTCGGTGCGGTTCGACCCGCACGATTCCCGGTCGCGCGCGGACCTCTACTTCGGGTTCCGAGCCGCCCTGGAACGCGCAGCCGGGTTGTCGGTCGACGTTTTGGAGATCGACAGCGTCGACAACCCGTACCTTCTCCGCGAGCTGGCCGCGTCGGAAGTGGTGCTGTATGAAGCCACGTGA
- a CDS encoding dienelactone hydrolase family protein — protein MFDTTTITIPIGPVGLEGDLIVPDTATGIVVFAHGSGSSRMSPRNRRVADALRASERFGTLLFDLLTSEEDANYETRFNIGLLAGRLEAATEWVRSQEATRDLAVGYFGASTGAAAALVSASTRSDIAVVVSRGGRPDLAGPALRGVTAPTLLIVGGADTQVLGMNRQAMLQMPRTVELQIVPGATHLFEESGALDQVAALARGWFETWMP, from the coding sequence ATGTTCGACACCACCACAATCACCATCCCCATCGGTCCCGTCGGCCTCGAGGGTGACCTCATCGTTCCGGACACCGCGACCGGCATCGTCGTCTTCGCGCACGGAAGCGGCTCATCGCGCATGAGCCCGCGCAACCGGCGCGTCGCGGACGCCTTGCGCGCGTCGGAGCGCTTCGGCACGCTGCTCTTCGACCTGCTCACGTCGGAGGAAGACGCCAACTACGAGACCCGCTTCAACATCGGGCTGCTCGCCGGTCGGCTCGAAGCCGCCACGGAGTGGGTGCGCTCCCAGGAAGCCACGCGCGATCTCGCGGTCGGCTATTTCGGAGCAAGCACCGGGGCGGCTGCCGCACTCGTCTCGGCCTCGACGCGCTCTGACATCGCGGTGGTCGTCAGCCGGGGTGGCAGGCCGGACCTCGCAGGCCCGGCACTGCGCGGCGTCACCGCGCCGACGCTGCTGATCGTCGGAGGGGCGGACACGCAAGTCCTTGGCATGAATCGTCAGGCGATGCTTCAGATGCCGCGCACCGTCGAGCTGCAGATCGTGCCGGGGGCGACGCATCTGTTCGAGGAGTCGGGAGCGCTCGACCAGGTCGCGGCCCTTGCACGCGGCTGGTTCGAGACCTGGATGCCGTAG
- a CDS encoding type II toxin-antitoxin system RelE/ParE family toxin: MEAYELRVAASAERALARLPEAAAAAIVEFLTGPLLANPTRVGKPLKLELEGYRAARRGAYRIVYRIEDTCVVRVVRIDHRADVYRRR; the protein is encoded by the coding sequence GTGGAGGCCTACGAACTCCGGGTCGCCGCATCCGCCGAGCGCGCTCTCGCGCGCTTGCCGGAGGCCGCAGCTGCCGCCATCGTCGAGTTCCTGACCGGGCCGTTGCTCGCCAATCCGACGCGCGTCGGCAAGCCCCTGAAGCTCGAGCTCGAGGGCTATCGTGCGGCTCGTCGGGGTGCGTATCGCATCGTCTACCGCATCGAGGACACCTGCGTGGTTCGCGTGGTGCGGATCGACCACCGGGCGGACGTGTACAGGAGGCGGTAG
- a CDS encoding type II toxin-antitoxin system prevent-host-death family antitoxin: protein MTSQKAHTSISVSELAGQLSSVLDDVEAGTTVTITRRGKPVATLGSAGDSAAARVTEPPMTHEDPVAYATATKDPRRFEPPTPLARLLGTGAMRAVLSVFLQDPAASLYQREIARRADVGLRSAQIALDRLEGLGLIASERNGNRRYYSAVRTDRFEDLRSLMSREMGIAEVIARHLSGLRQPIARALIFGSAASGEDMIGSDIDLLVVGEVSDDALVEPIAAAQRELGREVDVVSYRPDEFAKKRDEGNHFVQSVLAGPRIVVIGGSDDA, encoded by the coding sequence ATGACTTCGCAGAAAGCACACACGTCAATCTCGGTGAGTGAACTCGCCGGGCAGCTCAGTTCGGTCCTCGACGATGTCGAGGCCGGCACCACCGTGACTATCACGCGCCGCGGGAAGCCAGTTGCGACTCTCGGAAGTGCCGGTGACTCCGCGGCCGCGCGCGTCACCGAACCGCCCATGACGCATGAGGACCCGGTCGCCTACGCGACTGCGACGAAGGACCCTCGGAGATTCGAGCCGCCGACTCCTCTGGCACGCCTCCTTGGCACGGGTGCGATGCGGGCCGTGCTGTCGGTCTTCCTGCAGGATCCGGCGGCGAGCCTCTACCAGCGCGAGATAGCGCGCAGGGCAGACGTCGGGCTGCGCTCGGCACAGATCGCGCTCGATCGCTTGGAGGGCCTGGGGCTCATCGCGTCCGAACGCAACGGCAATCGACGCTACTACTCCGCGGTGCGCACCGATCGCTTCGAGGACCTGCGGTCACTGATGTCACGCGAGATGGGGATCGCCGAGGTCATCGCACGGCACCTCTCGGGGCTGAGGCAGCCGATCGCACGGGCTCTCATCTTTGGCTCCGCCGCGTCCGGTGAGGACATGATAGGCAGCGACATCGATCTGCTCGTCGTTGGCGAGGTATCCGACGATGCGCTCGTCGAGCCGATCGCTGCGGCGCAGCGCGAGCTTGGCCGTGAGGTCGACGTCGTCTCCTACCGGCCCGACGAGTTCGCGAAGAAGCGCGACGAGGGCAACCACTTCGTGCAGTCGGTGCTCGCCGGTCCGCGAATAGTTGTGATCGGCGGTTCCGATGACGCCTGA
- a CDS encoding DUF86 domain-containing protein, translating to MKPRDVRVPLYDMLRAADAIAEFTEGHTFEQYAEDLLLRSAVERQFEILGEAMGKVLRIEPDLAAGFDEAQGVIDFRNVIAHGYDKVSDRVVWDVATGRLTRLRREIAALLQERG from the coding sequence ATGAAGCCACGTGACGTGCGCGTGCCTCTCTACGACATGCTGCGCGCCGCCGATGCTATCGCGGAATTCACTGAGGGCCACACCTTCGAACAGTACGCCGAGGACCTCCTGCTGCGCTCCGCCGTAGAGCGCCAGTTCGAGATCCTCGGCGAGGCGATGGGGAAGGTGCTGCGAATCGAGCCCGATCTAGCGGCTGGGTTCGATGAGGCGCAGGGCGTCATCGACTTCCGCAACGTGATCGCACACGGCTACGACAAGGTTTCGGACCGCGTGGTGTGGGACGTTGCGACGGGGCGCCTGACGCGCCTGCGGCGTGAGATTGCGGCGCTGCTGCAGGAGCGGGGGTAG
- a CDS encoding SDR family oxidoreductase — MRLEGKVAVITGAASGMGRAMADLFTKEGAKVVAADWNQEALDAAVAEVSAAGGTIVGIQGNVADQAQAEAIIDKAVETYGKIDILCNNAGVMDNNQGAAEVTNEMWERVLGINLNGPMYLTRKAIPAMKASGGGAIVNTASVAGVGGGAAGLAYTVSKHGIVGLTKQTAFRYCQEGIRCNAIAAGAVETNIMASVDPTKMDEAGSARCNTYYAAIPGQLKATDIANLALFLVSDESSMINGAIVPADAGWLSA, encoded by the coding sequence ATGCGACTCGAGGGCAAGGTAGCGGTTATCACCGGCGCGGCTTCCGGCATGGGGCGCGCCATGGCAGACCTCTTCACCAAGGAAGGCGCCAAGGTCGTCGCGGCCGACTGGAACCAGGAAGCGCTCGACGCGGCGGTTGCCGAAGTGAGCGCGGCCGGTGGCACGATCGTTGGCATCCAGGGCAACGTCGCCGACCAGGCGCAGGCCGAAGCCATCATCGACAAGGCGGTTGAGACCTACGGCAAGATCGACATCCTCTGCAACAACGCCGGCGTCATGGACAACAACCAGGGCGCCGCCGAGGTCACGAACGAGATGTGGGAGCGCGTCCTTGGCATCAACCTGAACGGCCCGATGTACCTGACGCGCAAGGCGATTCCGGCGATGAAGGCCAGCGGCGGGGGCGCGATCGTCAACACCGCTTCGGTCGCCGGCGTTGGCGGCGGCGCGGCGGGCCTGGCCTACACGGTCTCCAAGCATGGGATCGTGGGCCTGACCAAGCAGACGGCGTTCCGGTACTGCCAGGAGGGCATCCGCTGCAACGCGATCGCGGCTGGCGCGGTCGAGACCAACATCATGGCAAGCGTCGATCCGACCAAGATGGACGAGGCGGGCTCGGCACGCTGCAACACCTACTACGCGGCGATCCCGGGCCAGCTCAAGGCTACCGACATCGCGAACCTGGCGCTGTTCCTGGTCTCCGATGAGTCATCGATGATCAACGGTGCAATCGTTCCGGCCGATGCAGGCTGGCTGAGCGCGTAG
- a CDS encoding ribbon-helix-helix protein, CopG family, which yields MARFTVFLPDELLAQIDSVAESADRSRSSVIREASAHYLAHARSAEADARRKSAVEESLELFEELAQKSSLDGRPSLEILREARGRLDEYPP from the coding sequence ATGGCCAGGTTCACGGTGTTCCTGCCCGATGAACTGCTTGCCCAGATCGACTCCGTTGCCGAGAGTGCGGATCGGTCCCGTAGCAGTGTGATTCGCGAGGCATCGGCGCACTACCTTGCTCATGCCCGGTCGGCCGAAGCCGATGCGCGGCGCAAGTCGGCAGTCGAGGAGTCGCTCGAGCTGTTCGAGGAACTCGCGCAGAAGTCCAGCCTGGATGGCCGTCCGAGCCTTGAGATCCTGCGCGAGGCCAGAGGTCGACTCGACGAATATCCGCCATGA
- a CDS encoding type II toxin-antitoxin system VapC family toxin codes for MTRRSSVVVDASTVFATLLPEVSSAEAHAVLAGVTEVWAPDLLPYEIVSALAARVRRGDISPEEADLKRLEARSLPASLVPASDLDAQALTLALRLGHSAYDCFYLALALECECPLVTCDQKLAAAAGEAGLGAYVRLLG; via the coding sequence ATGACCCGGCGAAGCTCCGTCGTGGTGGACGCGAGCACGGTCTTCGCCACGCTACTCCCCGAGGTGAGTTCCGCCGAGGCGCACGCGGTGCTCGCCGGCGTCACCGAGGTCTGGGCGCCCGACCTGCTGCCGTACGAGATCGTCTCGGCGCTCGCCGCCCGCGTCCGCCGAGGAGACATCTCGCCCGAGGAGGCCGATCTCAAGCGCCTCGAAGCGCGGAGCCTGCCCGCGTCACTGGTGCCGGCGAGCGATCTCGACGCCCAAGCACTGACGCTCGCACTGCGCCTGGGACACTCGGCGTACGACTGCTTCTATCTCGCACTCGCGCTCGAGTGCGAGTGCCCGCTCGTTACGTGCGACCAGAAGCTGGCCGCAGCAGCCGGCGAGGCTGGACTCGGGGCGTACGTGCGGTTGCTCGGGTAG
- a CDS encoding type II toxin-antitoxin system Phd/YefM family antitoxin, which translates to MSETRSLADVKAHLSEIVDLVEGQHERVVITRHGRPVAVILSPGDLASLEETLDILSTPGALDEIRAAEGEIDRGEYLTAAELRAKYLTKE; encoded by the coding sequence ATGTCTGAGACACGCTCACTTGCCGATGTCAAAGCGCACCTCTCCGAGATCGTCGATCTCGTGGAGGGCCAGCACGAGCGCGTGGTGATCACCCGCCACGGCCGGCCCGTCGCCGTGATCCTGAGCCCGGGCGACCTCGCGAGTCTCGAGGAGACGCTCGACATCCTCTCCACGCCCGGTGCGCTCGACGAGATTCGCGCTGCCGAGGGCGAGATCGACCGCGGCGAGTACCTCACGGCAGCCGAGCTGCGCGCCAAGTATCTGACGAAGGAGTAG
- a CDS encoding AbrB/MazE/SpoVT family DNA-binding domain-containing protein, translated as MMVTVSSKGQLVLPAELRRKYGIDAGSRLVVVDLAGSIHLVPVADDPLGELRGLLQGVEGFSSAELIAERRDESEREG; from the coding sequence ATGATGGTGACCGTGTCTTCGAAGGGACAGCTCGTGTTGCCGGCCGAACTGCGCAGGAAGTACGGCATCGATGCCGGGTCGCGACTCGTGGTCGTTGATCTTGCGGGCTCGATCCACCTGGTGCCGGTTGCCGATGACCCCCTTGGCGAGCTGCGTGGCCTGTTGCAGGGAGTCGAGGGGTTCTCCTCGGCGGAGCTGATTGCGGAGCGACGTGACGAATCCGAGCGCGAGGGGTAA
- a CDS encoding type II toxin-antitoxin system VapC family toxin, with amino-acid sequence MSGRFVVLDASVGVKWFRDEPGSDEARDLLRQHAAGTVRLVVPSLFLYEVLDVARRHFGVDGARRVWRSLVSDDLVVAGPDAELMGRTLDVAGALGCTLYDAAAPALAEHLDCELVSADARAHARHPGVRLLGV; translated from the coding sequence ATGAGCGGTCGGTTCGTGGTGCTGGACGCCTCGGTCGGCGTGAAGTGGTTCCGCGACGAGCCGGGGTCGGATGAGGCGCGCGACCTCTTGCGACAACATGCGGCGGGCACAGTGCGACTCGTCGTGCCGTCCCTCTTCCTGTATGAGGTTCTTGATGTCGCGCGTCGCCACTTCGGGGTAGACGGGGCGCGCCGTGTCTGGCGCAGCCTGGTCAGCGATGACCTCGTGGTCGCCGGTCCCGACGCTGAGCTTATGGGCCGAACCCTGGACGTAGCCGGGGCCCTCGGATGCACTCTGTACGACGCAGCAGCTCCGGCGCTCGCGGAACACCTCGACTGCGAGCTGGTTTCTGCCGATGCGAGAGCGCACGCACGTCATCCGGGAGTGAGGTTGTTGGGGGTCTGA
- a CDS encoding PIN domain-containing protein, producing the protein MGGRVVVDAQPLVALIAGEPCAGRVQSRLADVAASGDLLVSAVNWCEVAYMARRRAGEHMAARVVAMLESVPISVVAVDADIAGFAAAVKAAHGLGLGDAFAAGLAIALDAPLLTGDRDFLPLRESGLQVEWLG; encoded by the coding sequence GTGGGCGGGAGAGTCGTCGTGGATGCGCAGCCCCTCGTCGCGCTCATCGCGGGGGAGCCATGCGCCGGGCGGGTTCAGTCCAGACTTGCCGACGTGGCGGCTTCGGGGGATTTGCTCGTGTCGGCAGTCAACTGGTGCGAGGTTGCGTACATGGCACGACGTCGGGCCGGGGAGCACATGGCCGCGCGAGTCGTTGCGATGCTCGAGAGCGTGCCGATCTCGGTTGTTGCAGTGGACGCGGATATCGCCGGCTTCGCAGCGGCGGTCAAGGCGGCGCACGGGCTCGGTCTGGGAGACGCGTTCGCCGCAGGATTGGCGATCGCACTCGATGCGCCTCTGCTGACCGGCGACCGCGACTTCCTGCCTCTCAGGGAGAGCGGGCTGCAGGTCGAGTGGCTGGGATAG